From one Cynocephalus volans isolate mCynVol1 chromosome X, mCynVol1.pri, whole genome shotgun sequence genomic stretch:
- the LOC134367785 gene encoding LOW QUALITY PROTEIN: serine/threonine-protein phosphatase 4 regulatory subunit 3B-like (The sequence of the model RefSeq protein was modified relative to this genomic sequence to represent the inferred CDS: inserted 2 bases in 2 codons; substituted 1 base at 1 genomic stop codon), with translation MASRRRHVRVCVRDEDQRWDQVGPEDVSWASTELVQLPNCELDGLEQIAALVTSVLPSPTGKERLALVLESEDYIQKLLQLFRTCENLDNTEGLHRFHAIIKGMFSFDSKPLFKIMLSDECIMDAMGCLEYDPALAQPRRHREFLSQTAKFLEFIPITDSELRQKIRQMYRVQYIYDVLVPQPPTSADNLSTLQHFLFLKKVEIASMLQRDRKCLSEVLAKLTDKTQDDDKWRELVLFFKDFCAFSKTLRPQSKYKLFQKLTQLEILPALKIIVSADDVLIRSAATDIFTYLVEYSPSKIREPVMEEAEKTEGDDLFINVVIKQMTCDTDPELGGALXLMEHLRPLLDLDNMLSVSNKKVRCDFLNFFYKHCVHNFIAPLLATTSEDKREGCNISTESKNCPSAVRFMRRMISLKDELYNSYIIRGNLFDPVVNAFLHNGTRYNMLNSAIIELFEYIRVENIPSLVAHIVEKFYKALESVEYVQTFKGLKIKYDDRKDRKSPIQNYLRSIPYGNXTSRRCQSLEVKXEMCFKEDMGVAVMPSLENNFPDSYDQFMETKRPKEDWNEVGLPKRKSPGDLKLFSFPSAAAPDGTRSPNGSGVVRLVDYPDDDDEEENKDEETSPRERPYLSK, from the exons ATGGCGAGCAGACGGCGCCACGTCAGAGTCTGTGTTCGGGATGAAGACCAGCGCTGGGACCAAGTAGGTCCCGAGGACGTGTCCTGGGCTTCCACTGAGCTGGTCCAGCTGCCTAACTGTGAACTCGATGGGCTTGAACAAATCGCTGCTTTGGTTACCTCGGTTCTCCCCTCACCTACCGGCAAGGAAAGGCTGGCTCTGGTCCTGGAAAGTGAGGATTATATTCAAAAACTCCTGCAGCTGTTCCGCACTTGTGAAAATCTAGACAACACCGAAGGCTTACACCGTTTCCATGCAATTATTAAAGGCATGTTCTCCTTCGACAGCAAACCTCTGTTTAAGATCATGCTTTCTGATGAGTGTATCATGGATGCGATGGGATGCCTTGAATACGATCCTGCTTTGGCTCAGCCAAGACGGCATAGGGAATTCTTGAGCCAAACTGCCAAGTTCCTGGAATTTATACCAATAACAGACTCTGAACTTAGGCAAAAAATACGTCAGATGTACAGAGTGCAGTACATATATGACGTTCTGGTGCCTCAGCCACCCACATCTGCAGATAATCTTTCTACtcttcaacattttcttttcctcaagaAGGTTGAGATAGCCAGCATGCTGCAGCGAGATCGCAAGTGTTTGTCTGAAGTTTTGGCAAAGTTAACGGATAAGACTCAAGATGATGACAAATGGCGTGAATTGGTGCTTTTTTTCAAGGACTTCTGTGCATTTTCTAAGACATTACGGCCTCAAAGCAAGTATAAGTTATTCCAAAAGTTGACACAATTGGAAATTCTTCCGGCTCTTAAAATCATAGTGAGTGCTGATGATGTGCTAATAAGATCGGCTGCTACAGATATATTTACTTATCTAGTTGAGTACAGTCCATCGAAGATCCGAGAACCTgtaatggaggaagcagagaagactGAAGGTGATGACCTTTTCATTAATGTAgtgattaaacaaatgacctgtgATACTGATCCTGAGCTGGGAGGTGCTC CACTGATGGAACATCTGCGCCCTTTGCTTGATCTGGACAACATGCTGTCAGTATCCAATAAAAAGGTAAGATGcgattttctaaatttcttctatAAACATTGTGTGCATAACTTCATAGCACCACTTTTGGCCACCACTTCAGAAGACAAACGTGAAGGATGTAATATATCCACCGAAAGCAAAAATTGCCCCA GTGCTGTTCGCTTTATGAGAAGGATGATTAGCCTTAAAGATGAACTTTATAATAGTTACATCATCAGGGGAAATCTGTTTGACCCAGTtgtaaatgcttttctgcataaTGGAACCAGGTACAATATGTTGAATTCAGCTATTATTGAGCTGTTTGAATACATAAGAGTGGAAAATATCCCGTCTCTTGTTGCACATATAGTCGAAAAGTTTTATAAGGCACTTGAATCAGTTGAATATGTCCAGACATTCAAAGGATTGAAGATTAAATATGATGATCGGAAGGACAGGAAAAGTCCAATACAGAATTATTTGCGTTCCATCCCATATGGTA ATACCTCAAGGAGGTGCCAAAGTCTCGAGGTAAAGtaagaaatgtgttttaaagaagatatGGGAGTAGCAGTCATGCCATCATTGGAAAATAACTTTCCAGATTCTTATGATCAATTCATGGAGACGAAAAGACCAAAAGAAGATTGGAACGAGGTAGGCCTTCCCAAAAGAAAATCACCTGGTgacttaaaattgttttcatttccttctgctGCTGCTCCTGATGGAACAAGGAGCCCAAACGGTAGCGGCGTAGTTCGTTTAGTGGATTATCCAGATGATGacgatgaagaagaaaataaagatgaagaaacatcCCCCAGGGAAAGACCTTATCTCAGCAAATAA